A genomic window from Rhizobium sp. EC-SD404 includes:
- a CDS encoding LysR family transcriptional regulator, translating into MSKGYVPSVGELEAFVACARFGTTVQAAEHLNLTQSAISRSLSSLEDRLGVLLFERVRRRLVLSRAGGVLLERAEPLLEDLRNASASAIAFGGASSVLRVAVLPSIGRSWLIPRLAAFSATMPDVNFDIAARLRPVDFAQEAFDVAIMRSQHEPPGADLVALLKEEMVIVASPRVLAEGARFDDRDIQQLPLLQQSTRPTLWLDWFRERDLDPRLMTRGARFDHFDMILDAAAAGLGIGLIPELIARDALDRGTLVAASPHRLVTGETYALISPERSRSNPAVTAFRTWLIAEIGQG; encoded by the coding sequence ATGTCTAAGGGATATGTGCCGAGCGTGGGCGAACTGGAGGCCTTCGTCGCCTGCGCGCGGTTTGGCACGACGGTGCAGGCGGCCGAGCATCTCAACCTGACGCAGAGCGCCATCTCGCGCTCGCTCTCATCGCTCGAAGATCGCCTCGGCGTTCTGCTCTTCGAAAGGGTGCGGCGCCGGCTCGTCCTCTCGCGTGCGGGCGGCGTGCTGCTTGAGCGTGCCGAGCCGCTGCTGGAGGATCTGCGCAATGCGTCCGCCTCGGCGATAGCCTTCGGCGGCGCGTCTTCGGTGCTGCGGGTGGCGGTGCTGCCCAGCATCGGCCGCAGCTGGCTGATCCCGCGGCTGGCAGCATTTTCGGCCACCATGCCGGACGTTAACTTCGACATTGCGGCACGGCTGCGACCGGTGGATTTCGCGCAGGAAGCCTTCGACGTGGCGATCATGCGCAGCCAGCACGAGCCGCCGGGCGCCGATCTCGTGGCGCTATTGAAGGAGGAGATGGTGATCGTTGCATCGCCGCGTGTTCTCGCGGAAGGCGCGCGCTTCGACGATCGCGACATCCAGCAACTGCCACTGCTGCAACAATCCACCCGGCCGACGCTCTGGCTCGACTGGTTTCGCGAACGCGATCTCGACCCGCGACTGATGACCCGTGGGGCGCGCTTCGATCATTTCGACATGATCCTCGATGCCGCAGCCGCTGGGCTCGGCATCGGGCTCATCCCCGAACTCATCGCCCGCGACGCGCTGGATCGCGGCACGCTCGTCGCCGCGTCGCCCCATCGGCTGGTCACCGGCGAAACCTATGCGCTGATCTCCCCGGAGCGCTCGCGCAGCAATCCCGCCGTCACCGCGTTTAGGACGTGGCTGATCGCTGAGATCGGGCAGGGCTGA
- a CDS encoding acyl-CoA dehydrogenase: MTEALKAKDRPDGAAGFQWDDPFLIDDQLTEDERMIRDAAAAFAADKLAPRIEQMYMNEESDPSIFREMGENGLLGVTVPEEFGGAEASYVAYGLVAREVERVDSGFRSMMSVQSSLVMYPIYAYGDDTQRRKYLPKLASGEFIGCFGLTEPDAGSDPGGMKTRAKKIDGGYLLSGSKMWISNSPIADVFVVWAKSDAHEGKIRGFILEKGMKGLSAPKIGGKLSLRASITGEIVMDGVEVPEENLLPNVSGLKGPFGCLNRARYGISWGVLGAAEDCWHRARQYGLDRKQFGKPLAGTQLYQKKLADMQTEISLGLQASLRVGRLMDEARMAPEMISLVKRNNCGKALDIARQARDMHGGNGIQIEYHVMRHSQNLETVNTYEGTHDVHALILGRAQTGIQAFF; encoded by the coding sequence ATGACCGAGGCTTTGAAGGCGAAGGATCGCCCAGACGGCGCCGCTGGTTTTCAGTGGGACGACCCGTTCCTGATCGACGATCAGCTCACCGAAGACGAGCGGATGATCCGCGATGCGGCGGCTGCCTTTGCCGCCGACAAGCTCGCGCCGCGTATCGAGCAGATGTACATGAACGAAGAAAGCGACCCGTCGATCTTCCGCGAAATGGGCGAGAATGGCCTGCTCGGCGTAACGGTGCCGGAGGAATTCGGCGGTGCCGAAGCATCCTACGTCGCCTACGGTCTCGTTGCCCGCGAAGTCGAGCGTGTCGATTCCGGCTTCCGCTCCATGATGAGCGTTCAGTCCTCGCTCGTCATGTATCCGATCTACGCCTATGGCGACGACACGCAGCGCCGCAAGTACCTCCCGAAGCTTGCCTCGGGAGAGTTCATCGGTTGCTTCGGCTTGACCGAGCCCGATGCCGGTTCCGATCCCGGCGGCATGAAAACCCGCGCCAAGAAGATCGACGGCGGCTACCTGCTCTCCGGTTCGAAGATGTGGATTTCGAACTCGCCGATCGCCGACGTTTTCGTCGTTTGGGCGAAGTCGGATGCGCATGAGGGCAAGATCCGTGGCTTCATCCTGGAAAAAGGCATGAAGGGTCTCTCCGCTCCCAAGATCGGCGGCAAGCTTTCGCTGCGCGCGTCGATCACCGGCGAGATCGTCATGGACGGCGTCGAAGTTCCGGAAGAAAACCTTTTGCCGAACGTGTCGGGCCTCAAAGGTCCATTCGGCTGCCTAAACCGCGCCCGCTACGGCATCTCCTGGGGCGTGCTCGGCGCGGCGGAAGATTGCTGGCACCGCGCCCGTCAATATGGCCTCGATCGCAAGCAGTTCGGCAAGCCGCTCGCCGGCACGCAGCTTTACCAGAAGAAGCTCGCCGACATGCAGACGGAGATTTCGCTCGGCCTGCAGGCGTCGTTGCGAGTCGGCCGGCTCATGGATGAAGCCCGCATGGCGCCGGAGATGATCTCGCTCGTCAAGCGCAACAATTGCGGCAAGGCGCTCGATATCGCCCGCCAAGCGCGCGACATGCACGGCGGCAACGGCATCCAGATCGAATACCACGTAATGCGTCACTCGCAGAACCTCGAAACGGTCAACACCTACGAGGGCACGCATGACGTCCATGCATTGATCTTGGGCCGCGCCCAGACCGGTATCCAGGCTTTCTTCTGA
- a CDS encoding SRPBCC domain-containing protein, which translates to MTQTEKSGSDAMAHENRGGRFATLTFERVVSAPIATFWQAWTAPTARAVWAAPTPAVTVDFLEADTRVGGREISLCKVAGEPDIRCECGWLDLVPEVRSVNYEVVSCEGATQSAALVTADFVSLGETSRIAVTVQLSSLAADMEDGYRAGFGAGLDNLAGTAQRTMVLQKRIRAPRTLVWNAWMNPETLPLWWGPNGFSCRTTRIDLRQGGDWVFDMIGPDGTVYPNHHRYGEVLPEERFAYTLLWGENGPKHADAWASFEDQDGSTLVTLGMVFSTEAEFQQARDFGAIDLGMETLGKLERFVAAL; encoded by the coding sequence ATGACGCAGACCGAAAAGTCGGGGAGTGACGCCATGGCCCATGAAAACCGCGGCGGCCGGTTTGCCACGCTGACCTTCGAGCGAGTGGTGAGTGCACCGATCGCGACGTTTTGGCAGGCCTGGACGGCGCCGACTGCGCGTGCAGTCTGGGCAGCGCCGACGCCAGCCGTGACGGTCGACTTCCTCGAGGCCGACACTCGCGTCGGCGGACGCGAGATTTCGCTGTGCAAGGTGGCGGGAGAGCCGGATATCCGATGCGAATGCGGCTGGCTGGATCTGGTGCCGGAGGTCCGCAGCGTGAATTACGAGGTGGTATCGTGCGAAGGCGCGACACAGTCGGCGGCCCTGGTTACCGCCGATTTCGTCAGTCTGGGAGAAACGAGCCGGATCGCCGTCACCGTGCAGCTCTCGTCGCTCGCTGCCGATATGGAAGACGGCTACCGGGCCGGGTTCGGCGCCGGCCTGGATAATCTGGCCGGCACTGCGCAACGCACCATGGTGCTGCAGAAGCGCATTCGCGCTCCGCGCACGCTTGTCTGGAATGCGTGGATGAATCCTGAGACCTTGCCGCTCTGGTGGGGGCCGAACGGGTTTTCCTGTCGCACGACCCGCATCGACCTGCGGCAAGGCGGCGACTGGGTGTTCGACATGATCGGACCGGATGGCACGGTTTACCCGAACCATCACCGGTATGGCGAAGTCCTGCCGGAAGAGCGATTTGCCTACACGCTGCTCTGGGGCGAGAACGGGCCAAAGCACGCCGATGCATGGGCCTCGTTCGAGGACCAGGACGGATCGACACTGGTGACGCTCGGGATGGTCTTCAGCACGGAGGCCGAGTTCCAGCAGGCACGCGACTTCGGCGCAATCGACCTCGGCATGGAAACGCTGGGCAAGCTGGAGCGCTTCGTCGCCGCGCTTTGA
- a CDS encoding CaiB/BaiF CoA-transferase family protein, giving the protein MRKPLEGIRVVELARILAGPWAGQVLADLGAEVIKIEAPEGDDTRGWGPPFVNRADGTREAAYFHAANRGKTSIIADLKSDEGRARVVDLVRSADVLIENFKVGGLAKYGLDHESLKAVNERLIYCSITGFGQTGPYRHRAGYDFMIQGMAGIMDLTGDPDGEPQKMGVAFADIFTGLYSVIGIEAALLERSRTGRGCHIDMALYDCMAGVLANQAMNYLVSGKAPRRLGNAHPNIVPYQVFQVAHGHLIVAVGNDRQFRALADIVGLSALGTDPSYATNEARVANRDALIALLAPAIARFERDALLALLEERSVPAGPINTVADVFSDPQILARQMKIETADDLGTPIPGMRTPILFDGMPAISERPAPRLGQET; this is encoded by the coding sequence GTGCGCAAGCCGCTCGAAGGCATCCGCGTCGTCGAGCTGGCACGCATCCTCGCCGGTCCCTGGGCCGGCCAGGTGCTCGCCGATCTTGGGGCTGAGGTCATCAAGATCGAAGCGCCGGAAGGCGACGACACGCGCGGCTGGGGCCCGCCTTTCGTCAACCGCGCGGACGGCACCCGCGAAGCCGCCTATTTCCACGCCGCCAATCGCGGCAAGACGTCGATCATCGCAGATCTGAAGAGCGACGAGGGTCGCGCCCGCGTGGTCGACCTCGTGCGCAGCGCCGACGTGCTGATCGAGAACTTCAAGGTTGGCGGGCTCGCGAAATACGGCCTCGACCACGAGAGCCTGAAAGCCGTGAACGAGCGCCTGATCTATTGCTCGATCACCGGCTTCGGCCAGACGGGCCCGTACCGGCACCGCGCGGGTTACGATTTCATGATCCAGGGCATGGCCGGGATCATGGACTTGACCGGCGACCCCGATGGCGAACCGCAGAAGATGGGCGTCGCCTTCGCCGACATCTTCACCGGTCTCTACAGCGTCATCGGCATAGAGGCCGCCCTTCTCGAACGCAGCCGCACCGGTCGCGGCTGCCACATCGATATGGCGCTCTACGACTGCATGGCAGGCGTTCTGGCAAACCAGGCGATGAATTATCTCGTGTCCGGCAAAGCCCCGAGGCGGCTCGGCAACGCACATCCGAACATCGTGCCCTATCAGGTCTTCCAGGTTGCGCACGGTCACCTCATCGTTGCGGTCGGCAACGATCGCCAGTTCCGCGCGCTGGCCGACATAGTCGGCTTGTCGGCGCTTGGCACCGATCCGTCCTATGCGACCAACGAAGCCCGCGTTGCCAATCGGGACGCGTTGATCGCGCTTCTCGCACCGGCAATCGCGCGTTTCGAACGGGATGCGCTGCTGGCACTTCTCGAGGAACGCTCCGTGCCGGCGGGCCCGATCAACACGGTCGCCGACGTTTTCTCCGATCCCCAGATTCTCGCGCGACAGATGAAGATTGAGACCGCCGACGACCTGGGCACGCCGATTCCTGGAATGCGCACGCCGATCCTTTTCGACGGAATGCCGGCGATCTCTGAGCGCCCTGCCCCAAGGCTCGGGCAGGAAACGTAA
- a CDS encoding metalloregulator ArsR/SmtB family transcription factor: MAKHDPDLSLLFHALADATRRSMLARLAKGPARVTDLAGPTGLRLPTIMRHLAVLEEAGLISTSKDGRIRTCAIRPEAMEPARSWIEEQRAVWEARLDRLDAFVMDVMKKQER, translated from the coding sequence ATGGCTAAGCATGATCCTGATCTTTCTCTTCTCTTCCATGCGCTCGCGGATGCCACGCGTCGATCGATGCTTGCTCGGTTGGCGAAGGGACCGGCGCGTGTGACGGATCTGGCGGGGCCGACGGGACTGCGGCTGCCGACGATCATGCGCCATCTTGCGGTGCTCGAAGAGGCGGGGCTGATTTCGACGTCGAAGGATGGGCGCATCCGCACCTGTGCGATCCGACCGGAGGCGATGGAGCCGGCCCGGTCCTGGATCGAGGAACAACGGGCGGTTTGGGAGGCGCGTCTGGATCGTCTGGATGCCTTTGTGATGGATGTGATGAAGAAGCAGGAACGATGA